One window of Jannaschia sp. CCS1 genomic DNA carries:
- a CDS encoding mannitol dehydrogenase family protein, translating into MKDTTPALPLRLDTLEALPHGIERPTYSRADLTPGIMHIGLGNFHRAHQAWYLHRLMQAGEAHDWAIIGAGVRAYDAEMRDRLAKQDYLTTLIELTPTSTSAEVIGPMIDYLPIEDGNGALIAAMTDPAIRIVSLTVTEGGYYIDPATHGFDAAHPDMAHDAAHPDSPHTAFGAIIAALRARRDARAPAFTVQSCDNLQGNGAIVRQTVVGLARLGDADLADWIEANASFPNSMVDCIVPATGPAEIALARSFGIDDVAPVSHENYRQWVIEDAFCHGRPAWEKVGATLTDDVHSFEAMKIRLLNGGHQVIANVGELLSCETIADCMADPDIAAFFRKVEHDGIVPYVQAVPGMTPPAYVELIERRFANSAIRDTTRRVAFDGSSRHTGFILPIVREALAAGGSVDALALVEALWARMCAGTREDGTMIAPNDPFWDDLHATAQAARTRPAAWLEQTHLYGDLADHPAFAEAFTGWLSDIWSNGSRATIHRFIAA; encoded by the coding sequence ATGAAAGATACGACCCCCGCCCTGCCCCTGCGGCTTGATACGCTGGAGGCCCTGCCCCATGGGATTGAGCGGCCGACCTACTCCCGCGCCGATCTGACACCGGGCATCATGCATATCGGCCTGGGGAACTTTCACCGCGCCCATCAGGCGTGGTATTTGCACCGCCTGATGCAGGCCGGAGAGGCCCACGATTGGGCGATCATCGGCGCGGGCGTGCGGGCCTATGATGCGGAAATGCGCGACCGTCTGGCTAAACAGGACTATCTGACGACGCTGATCGAACTCACGCCCACCAGCACCTCTGCCGAGGTGATCGGACCGATGATTGACTATCTGCCGATTGAAGACGGCAACGGCGCGCTGATCGCGGCCATGACAGACCCGGCGATCCGCATCGTCTCGCTGACCGTGACGGAGGGCGGCTATTACATTGACCCCGCGACCCACGGGTTCGACGCCGCCCATCCGGATATGGCCCATGACGCGGCCCACCCGGACAGCCCACACACCGCATTCGGGGCGATCATTGCGGCGTTGCGCGCGCGCCGTGACGCCCGCGCGCCAGCCTTCACCGTGCAAAGTTGCGATAATCTGCAAGGCAATGGTGCCATCGTGCGTCAGACCGTCGTGGGTCTTGCCCGGTTGGGGGACGCGGATCTTGCCGATTGGATCGAGGCAAATGCCAGCTTCCCCAATTCCATGGTCGATTGCATCGTGCCCGCCACGGGACCCGCGGAAATCGCCCTTGCCCGATCCTTCGGCATCGATGATGTGGCACCGGTCAGCCATGAGAACTACCGCCAATGGGTGATCGAGGACGCGTTTTGCCATGGACGCCCGGCCTGGGAAAAGGTCGGCGCGACCCTCACCGACGACGTTCATAGCTTTGAGGCCATGAAGATCCGCCTCCTCAACGGCGGGCATCAGGTGATCGCCAATGTCGGAGAGCTTCTGTCCTGCGAGACCATCGCCGATTGCATGGCCGACCCGGATATCGCCGCCTTCTTCCGCAAGGTGGAACACGACGGCATCGTGCCATACGTTCAGGCTGTCCCCGGCATGACGCCCCCGGCCTATGTGGAGTTGATCGAGCGGCGATTTGCGAATTCTGCCATCAGGGACACCACCCGCCGCGTGGCCTTCGACGGCTCCTCTCGCCATACCGGGTTTATCCTGCCCATTGTACGCGAGGCGTTGGCGGCAGGTGGCTCGGTCGACGCCTTGGCCTTGGTGGAGGCGTTGTGGGCACGGATGTGCGCGGGCACGCGCGAAGATGGGACCATGATCGCGCCGAACGATCCGTTTTGGGACGACCTGCATGCTACCGCGCAGGCGGCCCGCACCCGCCCCGCCGCGTGGTTAGAGCAGACGCATCTTTATGGCGACCTCGCGGATCACCCGGCCTTTGCGGAGGCGTTCACTGGCTGGCTTTCCGACATCTGGAGCAACGGCAGCCGCGCCACCATCCATCGTTTCATTGCAGCTTAG
- a CDS encoding 3-hydroxybenzoate 6-monooxygenase: MTQPILIAGGGIGGLAAAAALAGKGIASVVLEQAATMAEIGAGIQIGPNGFHCFDALGIGPQMRETAVFIDALRLLDAQTAEEITRIPLDAPFRAHFGNPYAVVHRAQLHQLLLQRCIDSGLVDLRTRQTARGYSQNGTSVTLHLKDTDVTGRALVGAEGLRSPIRAQMVGDGAPRVSGHATYRSVIPRDAMPEDLRMNAATLWAGPKCHIVHYPLKGGTVFNLVVTYHRDALEAVSGKPVTNAEVAEGFEHVHPRARAVIEHGRDWKQWVLCDRDPISSWTDERVALLGDAAHPMLQYFAQGACMAMEDGVALAVALDGAIDVEAALLRYQNMRAVRTARVQMNSRLIGDYIYHPDNARAAVRNEIMQGMSPQDWYEQLTWIYRSNGLPPDMGGI, translated from the coding sequence ATGACACAGCCCATTCTGATCGCCGGTGGCGGAATTGGCGGCCTCGCCGCTGCGGCGGCCCTTGCGGGTAAGGGCATTGCGTCAGTGGTGCTGGAGCAGGCCGCCACCATGGCCGAAATCGGGGCCGGTATTCAGATCGGCCCAAACGGTTTCCACTGCTTTGACGCCCTCGGCATCGGCCCACAGATGCGCGAGACCGCAGTGTTCATTGACGCCCTGCGCCTCTTGGATGCGCAAACGGCGGAAGAGATCACCCGCATCCCCCTGGACGCGCCGTTTCGAGCGCATTTCGGCAATCCCTACGCGGTGGTCCATCGCGCGCAATTGCACCAGCTTCTTTTGCAGCGCTGCATCGACAGCGGCTTGGTGGACCTGCGCACACGGCAGACGGCGCGTGGCTATAGCCAGAACGGCACCTCGGTGACGCTGCATCTGAAAGACACGGATGTGACAGGCCGCGCGCTTGTTGGGGCGGAGGGCCTCCGCTCGCCCATCCGCGCACAGATGGTGGGCGACGGTGCGCCCCGGGTCTCGGGCCATGCCACCTATCGCTCGGTCATCCCGCGTGACGCGATGCCTGAGGATCTGCGGATGAACGCCGCCACGCTCTGGGCCGGACCGAAATGCCACATCGTGCATTATCCCCTGAAGGGCGGGACTGTCTTCAATCTGGTTGTCACCTACCACCGTGACGCGTTGGAGGCCGTTTCAGGCAAACCAGTGACAAACGCGGAAGTGGCCGAAGGGTTTGAACACGTCCACCCGCGCGCCCGCGCCGTGATCGAGCATGGTCGCGACTGGAAACAATGGGTGCTGTGTGATCGCGACCCGATCAGCAGTTGGACCGATGAGCGCGTGGCCCTTTTGGGCGATGCCGCTCATCCGATGCTGCAATACTTCGCTCAAGGGGCCTGCATGGCGATGGAGGACGGCGTCGCTTTGGCTGTCGCGTTGGACGGCGCGATCGATGTGGAAGCTGCGTTGCTGCGGTATCAAAATATGCGCGCGGTGCGGACAGCACGGGTGCAGATGAACTCTCGGCTCATCGGCGACTACATCTATCACCCCGACAACGCCCGCGCCGCTGTGCGCAATGAGATCATGCAAGGCATGAGCCCTCAGGACTGGTATGAACAACTGACATGGATTTACAGATCCAACGGCTTACCGCCGGATATGGGAGGAATTTGA
- a CDS encoding fumarylacetoacetate hydrolase family protein, protein MAYVFDPIAPPSVAVAGLTAHFPVRRIFCVGRNYAEHAREMGHDDREPPFFFTKPADALVEDGATVPYPPGTENLHFEAELVVAIGTPGRAIAEANALDHVYGYACGNDLTRRDIQTAAKKAGRPWDMAKGFDLSAVVGPIHPVSEVGHLERGRISLTRNGEVQQTGDLADMIWSTPEIIAYLSGLVGFEAGDLIMTGTPAGVGALVPGDTAVVSIAGLPDLSVTIGEPA, encoded by the coding sequence ATGGCTTATGTGTTTGACCCGATTGCGCCACCCTCGGTCGCCGTGGCCGGACTGACGGCGCATTTCCCGGTGCGCCGCATCTTCTGCGTCGGCAGAAATTATGCCGAGCACGCGCGTGAAATGGGCCACGATGACCGCGAACCACCGTTCTTCTTTACCAAACCCGCTGATGCGCTGGTCGAAGATGGCGCGACTGTCCCCTACCCGCCCGGCACCGAGAACCTTCATTTCGAGGCTGAACTTGTGGTCGCTATCGGCACGCCCGGGCGCGCGATTGCCGAGGCCAATGCCCTGGATCACGTCTACGGATATGCTTGCGGCAATGACCTAACCCGGCGCGACATTCAGACCGCGGCCAAGAAGGCCGGACGCCCGTGGGATATGGCGAAAGGCTTCGATCTGTCCGCCGTCGTCGGGCCGATCCATCCCGTGTCAGAGGTCGGGCATCTGGAGCGCGGCCGCATCTCACTGACCCGCAACGGAGAGGTCCAGCAGACTGGCGATTTGGCGGATATGATCTGGTCGACGCCTGAAATCATCGCCTATCTCTCGGGCCTGGTGGGCTTTGAAGCGGGTGATCTGATCATGACCGGAACACCCGCAGGGGTCGGCGCATTGGTGCCCGGCGACACGGCGGTGGTTTCCATCGCCGGCCTGCCCGATTTGTCCGTCACCATAGGAGAGCCCGCATGA
- a CDS encoding cupin domain-containing protein, giving the protein MSHGMQAEDSPELRQLYKGFKGQSLIPLWTQTGSLMPQTPAPKAVPHVWRWADLLPLAQAAGTLVPVGRGGERRALGLANPGLAPNAYISPTLWCAIQYLMPRETAPEHRHAQNAFRFVVEGEGVWTVVDGDPVRMSRGDLLLTPGWRFHGHHNDRDAPMAWIDGLDIPFSQQMDVGFFEFGNEQVSDYSTPHFSRGERLWANPGLRPLSGLENTTASPLAAFRWEHTDRALAEQLLLEDEGHSATVEPGHAAIRYVNPTTGGDVMPTIRCEFHRLRAGCKTAMRREVGSTIFQVFDGRGAVVIDGVTHRLDKGDLFTVPSWISWSLEAEEPFDLFRFSDAPIMERLHFARTHIEES; this is encoded by the coding sequence ATGAGCCATGGTATGCAAGCCGAAGACAGCCCGGAATTACGCCAGCTTTACAAAGGGTTCAAGGGTCAATCTCTGATCCCCCTCTGGACGCAGACCGGGAGTTTGATGCCCCAAACTCCTGCGCCCAAGGCCGTGCCGCACGTCTGGCGTTGGGCCGATCTGCTGCCCTTGGCGCAAGCGGCCGGCACTTTGGTGCCCGTCGGCCGTGGCGGTGAGCGGCGGGCGCTTGGCCTTGCCAATCCGGGCCTTGCGCCCAACGCTTACATCTCGCCCACGCTTTGGTGCGCGATCCAATACCTGATGCCGCGCGAGACCGCGCCCGAGCATCGCCACGCCCAGAATGCGTTCCGCTTTGTGGTCGAAGGTGAAGGCGTCTGGACCGTTGTGGACGGGGACCCCGTGCGAATGTCACGCGGGGACCTGCTGTTGACGCCCGGCTGGCGGTTTCACGGCCACCACAACGACCGCGACGCGCCGATGGCGTGGATCGACGGCTTGGATATTCCCTTTTCACAACAGATGGATGTGGGGTTTTTCGAGTTCGGGAACGAGCAGGTCTCGGACTATTCCACCCCCCATTTCTCACGCGGGGAACGGCTCTGGGCAAACCCTGGATTGCGCCCCCTGTCGGGTCTTGAGAACACCACCGCCAGCCCCCTCGCGGCGTTCCGGTGGGAGCATACGGACCGCGCATTGGCCGAACAATTGCTGCTGGAGGACGAGGGTCATTCGGCGACCGTTGAGCCCGGCCATGCGGCGATCCGCTACGTGAACCCGACGACCGGCGGCGATGTCATGCCGACGATCCGCTGCGAATTCCACCGCCTGCGGGCGGGCTGCAAGACCGCCATGCGCAGAGAGGTCGGCTCAACCATTTTCCAGGTTTTTGACGGGCGCGGAGCAGTGGTGATCGACGGTGTGACGCATCGGCTGGACAAAGGCGATCTGTTTACCGTCCCGTCGTGGATCTCGTGGTCGCTTGAAGCGGAAGAGCCGTTCGACCTGTTCCGCTTCTCGGATGCCCCCATCATGGAGCGCCTTCATTTTGCACGCACCCACATCGAAGAGAGCTAG
- a CDS encoding winged helix-turn-helix domain-containing protein: MTVPVLTNDQARRLFLSRHGLLKPPSGSAKGAALAGLIHDLGFVQVDSVNTFARAHDLILWSRRQSYRPESLRWINDRARSTFEHWTHDASIIPIDFYPMWRMRFERDRARLHSKWKDWHGQGFHPEIDTVLSRIRDEGMCCSSDMEDEGVEKSTGWWDWRPSKVALEYLWRSGELAVAKRVGFRKFYDLSERVIPPEFLNARLTDAEIVDWACTAALDRLGFATSGELAAFFDLIRPEDAKAWVAAALAEQRIVPADITGHDGKLRRSVMWPKDLETLDELPEPSARVRVLSPFDPALRDRKRAERLFGFHYRIEIFVPAPKRRYGYYVFPVMEGTRLIGRIDMARNEGVLHVRAFWAERGVKMGAGRLARLRAEIDRAAQFATGGDVRFSSDWVLEHAG, translated from the coding sequence ATGACCGTTCCTGTCCTGACCAACGACCAGGCGCGCCGATTATTTCTGTCGCGCCATGGCCTGCTCAAGCCGCCTTCCGGCAGTGCGAAAGGCGCGGCATTGGCAGGGTTGATCCATGATCTGGGCTTTGTGCAGGTCGACAGCGTCAACACCTTCGCCCGCGCCCATGACCTTATTTTGTGGTCTCGCCGACAAAGCTATCGCCCCGAAAGTCTTCGTTGGATAAATGATCGTGCACGGTCCACGTTTGAACATTGGACCCATGACGCCTCCATCATTCCGATAGACTTCTATCCCATGTGGCGGATGCGGTTTGAGCGCGATCGGGCACGATTGCATTCAAAATGGAAAGATTGGCACGGGCAGGGGTTTCATCCGGAAATCGACACGGTTCTGTCTCGTATCCGGGATGAGGGGATGTGTTGTTCCTCTGACATGGAAGATGAAGGGGTCGAAAAATCAACGGGTTGGTGGGATTGGCGCCCGTCCAAGGTGGCATTGGAATATCTGTGGCGCTCGGGCGAGCTGGCCGTTGCCAAGCGTGTCGGGTTTCGCAAGTTCTATGACCTGAGCGAACGGGTGATCCCGCCTGAATTCCTCAACGCACGGTTGACGGATGCCGAAATTGTGGATTGGGCCTGCACCGCGGCGCTGGACCGGTTGGGCTTTGCGACGAGCGGAGAGTTGGCGGCCTTCTTTGACCTCATCCGGCCAGAGGACGCAAAGGCGTGGGTCGCCGCTGCATTGGCGGAGCAGCGGATTGTTCCAGCTGACATCACGGGCCATGATGGAAAGCTTCGCCGCTCGGTGATGTGGCCTAAGGATCTCGAAACGTTGGATGAATTGCCGGAGCCATCGGCGCGCGTGCGGGTGCTGTCGCCCTTTGACCCCGCGCTCAGGGACCGAAAACGAGCGGAGCGCCTCTTTGGGTTCCATTACCGGATAGAGATCTTCGTGCCCGCCCCGAAACGACGTTACGGCTATTACGTCTTCCCAGTGATGGAGGGCACGCGCCTGATCGGGCGGATTGACATGGCGCGCAACGAAGGTGTCTTGCACGTCCGCGCGTTTTGGGCCGAGAGGGGCGTAAAGATGGGAGCAGGGCGATTGGCCCGTTTGAGAGCGGAGATTGATCGCGCTGCTCAATTCGCAACCGGCGGCGATGTGCGGTTCTCATCGGATTGGGTGCTGGAACACGCCGGATAA
- a CDS encoding acyl-CoA synthetase: MTRFASLEDVKAIEAENPWPASQPAVTLYELLTNTKNAHGALNAITFQLFSGATDPAETLSWSDFHGRVTQAANLFRSLGVGPTDTVAYLLPNCNETAITLLGGAVAGIAAPINPLLEPEQIASILRETGAKVVVTLKPFPKTDVAQKVNEALAMAPGVKTVLEVDLLRYLTGLKKFIVPFLRPKNPAQHNARVLNFTAELNKQNKTLDFEDVREDRVACYFHTGGTTGMPKVAQHTYSGMIYNGWIGHTLLFTEKDTVICPLPLFHVFACHVILMAMVASGGHVVFPTPQGYRGEGVFDNFWKLVERWQVTFIITVPTAISAMMQRPVDADISSVKTAFSGSAPLPVELFRRFEKATGVTLIEGYGLTEATCLVSCNPVEGEKKIGSIGVTFPHTDVKIITGTPNGPVEAERDSIGEICISNPGVFSGRTYTEVDKNKNLYYFGDYLRTGDLGRFDEDGYLWITGRAKDLIIRGGHNIDPAEIEETLAGHEAVAFAGAIGQPDAFAGELPCAYVELVEGATITEAELMAHCSTHVHERAAVPKYLEILDELPKTAVGKVFKPDLRKKAITRIYNAALEKEGHAARVIEVREDKKRGLVAYLDQNGADAEGVGKVLGEFTRPWEWRTAA, encoded by the coding sequence ATGACACGTTTTGCATCGCTCGAAGACGTCAAGGCCATCGAGGCAGAGAATCCGTGGCCAGCCAGCCAACCCGCCGTTACGCTCTACGAGTTGCTGACCAACACCAAAAACGCCCACGGCGCTTTGAACGCGATCACATTTCAACTGTTCTCAGGCGCGACTGACCCGGCGGAGACGCTCAGCTGGAGCGACTTTCATGGCCGCGTGACGCAAGCCGCAAACCTGTTCCGGTCGCTTGGTGTCGGCCCCACCGATACGGTCGCCTACCTTCTGCCCAATTGTAACGAGACGGCCATCACCCTTTTGGGCGGTGCTGTGGCTGGCATCGCGGCCCCGATCAATCCGTTGCTGGAGCCTGAGCAAATCGCCTCCATCTTGCGGGAAACGGGTGCGAAAGTCGTCGTTACTCTCAAACCCTTTCCAAAGACGGACGTTGCGCAAAAGGTGAATGAGGCGCTGGCGATGGCACCCGGTGTCAAGACGGTGCTGGAGGTTGATCTGCTGCGCTACCTTACCGGCCTCAAGAAGTTCATCGTCCCGTTCCTGCGCCCCAAAAATCCAGCGCAGCACAATGCCCGCGTTTTGAATTTCACTGCGGAATTGAACAAACAAAACAAGACCCTGGATTTTGAGGACGTGCGCGAAGATCGCGTGGCGTGCTACTTTCACACCGGCGGCACCACGGGCATGCCCAAGGTCGCGCAGCACACCTATTCCGGCATGATCTACAACGGTTGGATCGGCCACACGCTGTTGTTTACGGAAAAAGACACTGTCATCTGCCCCCTGCCGTTGTTTCACGTCTTCGCCTGCCATGTGATATTGATGGCCATGGTCGCGTCGGGCGGTCACGTCGTCTTCCCCACGCCCCAAGGCTACCGGGGGGAGGGCGTGTTTGACAACTTCTGGAAGCTGGTGGAGCGCTGGCAGGTCACGTTCATCATCACCGTGCCCACGGCGATTTCCGCCATGATGCAGCGTCCGGTGGATGCGGATATCTCTTCGGTCAAGACGGCCTTCTCGGGCTCCGCGCCGCTGCCGGTGGAATTGTTTCGCAGATTCGAGAAGGCGACCGGCGTGACCCTGATCGAGGGCTACGGCCTGACGGAAGCCACGTGCCTCGTGTCGTGTAACCCCGTGGAAGGGGAGAAGAAAATCGGCTCCATCGGCGTGACCTTCCCCCATACGGATGTGAAAATCATTACTGGAACGCCCAACGGCCCCGTGGAGGCGGAGCGTGATTCCATCGGTGAGATCTGTATCTCCAACCCGGGCGTGTTTTCAGGCCGCACGTATACGGAAGTCGATAAGAACAAGAACCTCTATTACTTCGGTGACTACCTGCGCACGGGCGATCTGGGCCGTTTTGACGAGGACGGATACCTCTGGATCACGGGGCGCGCCAAGGACCTGATCATTCGCGGCGGCCACAACATTGACCCCGCCGAGATCGAAGAAACGCTGGCCGGACATGAGGCTGTGGCCTTCGCGGGTGCCATTGGCCAGCCCGATGCCTTTGCGGGCGAATTGCCCTGCGCGTATGTGGAGCTTGTGGAGGGGGCAACGATTACGGAAGCTGAGTTGATGGCCCATTGCTCCACCCATGTGCATGAACGAGCCGCGGTTCCCAAATATCTGGAAATCCTGGACGAATTGCCAAAAACGGCTGTGGGTAAGGTCTTCAAGCCGGATCTGCGCAAAAAGGCGATCACGCGGATCTACAACGCAGCTTTGGAGAAGGAAGGCCATGCCGCCCGCGTGATTGAGGTCCGCGAAGACAAGAAGCGCGGATTGGTCGCCTACCTGGACCAGAACGGAGCGGACGCGGAGGGTGTGGGCAAGGTCCTGGGGGAGTTTACGCGACCTTGGGAGTGGCGGACGGCCGCTTGA
- a CDS encoding ABC transporter transmembrane domain-containing protein: MATDQTPSTAPSAPAPQSSSEEREGSKQIGSLKGLLPFLSNHKPMLAGSIMALVLTALVSLALPLAVRRVVDGFETEATELLDQYFMAALGIAGLLALGTGLRYYLVTRLGERVIADIRKAVFDRMITMSPAFYERIMTGEVLSRITTDTTLLLSVISSSMSIALRNLLILIGGIALMLWTAPKLAGAVLLIVPLVVVPIVILGRRLRVLSRQNQDWIAESSGNASEALLSAQTVQAFTHEAPTADRFTKVTELSFDSAKKRIATRAVMTVIVIALVFSGVVGVLWIGARDVRAEAMTIGALIQFLIYAIMVAGSVGALSEIWGELQRASGATERLVELLGTDDTVADPSNGVGLPQDGRGAIIFDDVQFHYPTRPEIAALDGLSFQIQPGETVALVGPSGAGKSTVFQLLMRFYDPDTGQISLDNTPLPDMTRQTFRSAMALVPQDPVIFAASARDNIRFGRPDATDADVEAAAIAAAAHGFISDLPKGYDTYVGERGMMLSGGQKQRIAIARAILRDAPILLLDEATSALDAESERAVQDAVTRMSKTRTTLIVAHRLATVKQADRILVFEGGKIVSEGTHDALVSQGGLYARLAQLQFTAGVAAE, encoded by the coding sequence ATGGCGACCGACCAGACCCCATCCACGGCGCCGAGCGCGCCTGCCCCACAAAGCTCCTCCGAGGAGCGGGAGGGATCCAAGCAGATCGGCAGCCTCAAGGGCCTTCTGCCGTTTCTGTCCAACCATAAGCCGATGCTTGCAGGGTCAATCATGGCGCTGGTCCTGACAGCGCTGGTGTCGCTGGCGCTTCCCCTGGCGGTGCGCCGTGTCGTGGACGGGTTCGAGACCGAGGCGACAGAGCTGCTGGATCAATACTTCATGGCAGCGCTTGGGATTGCAGGTCTTTTGGCGCTTGGCACCGGATTGCGCTACTATCTCGTGACGCGGCTGGGGGAGCGGGTGATCGCGGATATTCGCAAAGCCGTCTTTGATCGCATGATCACCATGAGCCCCGCATTTTATGAGCGGATCATGACCGGTGAGGTGCTGAGCCGGATCACGACCGATACCACGCTTTTGCTCAGCGTGATCTCGTCCAGCATGTCGATTGCCCTGCGCAACCTGCTCATTCTGATCGGTGGCATCGCCCTGATGCTGTGGACCGCGCCGAAACTGGCGGGGGCCGTCCTTCTGATTGTGCCGCTGGTTGTCGTGCCTATCGTCATCCTTGGCCGTCGCTTGCGCGTGCTGAGCCGTCAGAACCAGGACTGGATCGCGGAAAGCTCCGGCAATGCGTCCGAGGCGCTGCTGTCCGCGCAAACCGTTCAGGCGTTCACCCACGAGGCCCCCACCGCCGACCGCTTCACCAAGGTCACGGAACTTTCCTTCGATAGCGCAAAGAAACGCATCGCGACGCGGGCGGTGATGACGGTCATCGTGATCGCTCTGGTCTTCTCGGGCGTCGTTGGCGTTCTCTGGATCGGTGCGCGGGACGTGCGGGCCGAAGCGATGACCATCGGCGCGCTGATCCAGTTCCTGATCTATGCCATCATGGTGGCCGGAAGTGTCGGCGCGCTGTCCGAGATCTGGGGGGAATTGCAGCGCGCATCCGGCGCGACGGAGCGGTTGGTGGAGCTGTTGGGCACGGACGATACCGTGGCCGACCCGTCCAATGGGGTCGGTCTGCCCCAGGACGGACGCGGTGCGATCATCTTTGACGATGTGCAGTTCCACTATCCGACGCGACCCGAAATAGCTGCCCTTGATGGCCTGAGTTTTCAGATCCAACCTGGTGAAACGGTGGCCCTTGTGGGTCCGTCCGGCGCGGGTAAATCGACCGTATTCCAATTGCTTATGCGGTTCTACGATCCGGATACCGGACAAATCAGCCTCGACAACACGCCGCTGCCCGACATGACCCGCCAGACCTTCCGGTCCGCGATGGCCCTCGTGCCGCAGGACCCGGTGATCTTTGCGGCCTCGGCCCGCGACAATATCCGGTTTGGTCGCCCCGACGCGACGGATGCCGATGTTGAAGCCGCAGCGATTGCCGCCGCCGCCCACGGCTTCATCTCGGACCTGCCCAAGGGCTATGACACCTATGTGGGCGAACGGGGCATGATGCTGTCCGGTGGCCAGAAACAACGCATCGCCATCGCCCGCGCGATCCTGCGTGACGCCCCGATCCTGCTGCTGGATGAGGCGACCAGTGCGCTTGATGCGGAATCTGAGCGGGCGGTACAGGACGCCGTGACCCGGATGTCGAAAACGCGGACCACCCTGATCGTGGCCCACCGCCTGGCCACCGTGAAGCAGGCCGACCGCATCCTGGTGTTCGAAGGTGGCAAGATCGTCTCTGAAGGAACGCATGACGCGCTCGTGTCCCAGGGCGGGCTTTACGCGCGGCTCGCGCAGTTGCAGTTCACCGCGGGCGTCGCTGCCGAATAG
- a CDS encoding GntR family transcriptional regulator, with the protein MTTQTNTVIDLILSRIDAGTLLPGQTVDEKDMMAECGVSRTPVREALIRLEVDGLVQRHARKGAVIFQPNVQEFLTILEVHANLESFAASLAGQRITDAVATELRAIVVACRDHAKAHGHSDPSGYYQLNLQFHEIIVRAARNDVLAQMVKTNARKLMAYYRMRYRTPGAAVASAEDHALIADHILGRRAAEAQAAMLDHFNYDRQTVMDLIASVG; encoded by the coding sequence GTGACGACCCAAACCAACACCGTTATCGACCTGATCCTCTCTCGGATCGACGCAGGCACCTTGCTGCCCGGGCAGACCGTTGACGAGAAGGACATGATGGCCGAATGCGGCGTCTCGCGTACCCCGGTTCGCGAGGCGTTGATCCGGCTGGAGGTTGATGGTCTGGTCCAGCGTCATGCCCGCAAGGGGGCGGTGATTTTTCAGCCGAACGTCCAGGAATTCCTCACCATTCTGGAAGTTCACGCAAACCTGGAGAGCTTCGCCGCAAGCCTCGCCGGGCAACGGATCACGGACGCCGTCGCCACAGAGTTGCGTGCAATTGTTGTGGCGTGCCGCGATCACGCAAAGGCCCATGGCCACAGCGATCCGTCGGGATATTACCAGCTTAACCTTCAGTTCCACGAGATCATTGTGCGCGCTGCCCGCAACGACGTGTTGGCGCAGATGGTCAAGACCAATGCACGCAAGCTGATGGCCTATTATCGGATGCGATATCGCACGCCCGGCGCAGCCGTGGCCTCCGCCGAGGATCACGCGCTGATCGCGGATCACATTCTTGGGCGCCGTGCGGCGGAGGCGCAGGCGGCCATGCTGGATCACTTCAATTACGACCGCCAAACGGTCATGGACCTGATCGCGTCAGTCGGCTGA
- a CDS encoding type 1 glutamine amidotransferase: protein MRKGSEKMHLATLMTNTDDSVFAQAHPKDGEKFAALIHSVRPGWQVTSFDVKDGVFPKDINAFDGVMITGSPASVLDDAPWVARLLQVIREAYAAETPLFGACYGHQAIALALGGEIGPNPDGWVFGLTHSTVTETAPWMEGLPRQFPQYGAHMEAVVRLPEGARVLSTSDACEITGFRIGDTVYTTQNHPEMTPQFIAALVAEYQDKLPDGVGAAAVASLTQDVDMAIYGETIARFFEGASAD from the coding sequence ATGCGAAAGGGAAGCGAAAAGATGCACCTCGCCACGTTGATGACCAACACGGATGACAGCGTATTCGCGCAGGCCCATCCCAAGGATGGGGAGAAGTTTGCGGCCCTGATCCACAGCGTTCGACCGGGCTGGCAGGTGACGTCATTTGATGTGAAAGATGGCGTTTTTCCAAAAGATATCAACGCGTTCGATGGCGTCATGATCACGGGTAGCCCGGCGTCTGTTCTGGACGACGCGCCCTGGGTCGCACGGCTGTTGCAGGTGATCCGGGAGGCATACGCCGCCGAAACGCCGTTGTTTGGCGCCTGCTATGGCCACCAGGCCATTGCCCTGGCGTTGGGCGGCGAGATCGGGCCAAACCCGGACGGCTGGGTGTTCGGGCTGACCCACTCCACCGTCACGGAAACCGCCCCTTGGATGGAGGGGTTGCCGCGACAATTCCCCCAATATGGGGCCCATATGGAGGCGGTGGTGCGCCTGCCAGAGGGCGCGCGGGTCCTGTCCACCTCTGACGCCTGTGAGATCACCGGCTTTCGGATCGGCGACACCGTCTACACGACACAGAACCACCCAGAAATGACGCCCCAGTTCATCGCGGCGCTGGTCGCGGAATACCAAGACAAACTGCCCGACGGGGTGGGGGCAGCCGCGGTGGCCTCTCTCACGCAGGACGTTGACATGGCGATTTATGGCGAAACCATCGCGCGGTTCTTTGAGGGCGCGTCAGCCGACTGA